In Zingiber officinale cultivar Zhangliang chromosome 3B, Zo_v1.1, whole genome shotgun sequence, a single window of DNA contains:
- the LOC122055406 gene encoding glucosamine inositolphosphorylceramide transferase 1 has protein sequence MATPPRWWNGLPRCRRRSAAFLFAVSASLLLGSTAALFAWITFSPFPKPLPVSAASSLGCRPDGEGSWSVGVFHGESPLSLKPIESWGVWRNASAAWPVANPVVTCATASDAGFPSNFVADPFLFIQGADLYLFFETKNSITLQGDIGVAVSKDNGATWNHLGIALDEEWHLSYPYVFNYQDHIYMMPEGSKKGDLRLYRALEFPLKWELEKVILKKPLIDSFIVNFRGHFWLFGSDFSVHGAKKNGELEIWYSSSPFGPWLPHKQNPVHNMDKSSGARNAGRPFVYNGQLYRPGQDCGGTYGRRVRLFRVETLTEEMYQEVEVPLGVDEPRKGRNAWNGARYHHLDVQQLKADHWIAVMDGDRVPSGDAVRRLVVGYTAFGTALSLVVLIGLILSVIRCVLPLNRCLPLSRKRSDVAGAQRHDLQVYAKLRSSLGQMKRIVYTLKERVRANNCAGRFVVVIILLAAVTLTCIGTHYVYGGNGVDEAYSVKGHYSQFTLITMTYDARLWNLKMYIKHYSRCTSVGEILVVWNKGQPPNVSEFDSAVPVKIRVEKINSLNNRFNIDPSIKTRAVLELDDDIMMTCDDVERGFKVWRDRPDRIVGFYPRLAEGAPLRYHDERYARSHGGYNMILTGAAFMDHKLAFERYWSKEAKIGRDTIDDLFNCEDVLMNFLYVNASSSRRTVEYVRPSWAIDTSKFSGVAISKDTQAHYRARSECLAKFRELYGDLAANKWSFGARKDGWDV, from the exons ATGGCAACTCCGCCACGGTGGTGGAATGGGCTTCCGCGGTGCCGTCGCCGctccgccgccttcctcttcgcTGTCTCCGCCTCCCTTCTCCTCGGATCCACCGCCGCCCTCTTCGCCTGGATCACCTTCTCCCCCTTCCCCAAACCCCTCCCCGTTTCCGCTGCCTCCTCGCTCGGCTGCCGCCCCGACGGTGAGGGATCCTGGTCCGTCGGCGTCTTCCACGGCGAATCTCCGCTTTCCCTCAAACCCATAGAATCA TGGGGCGTTTGGAGGAACGCGAGCGCGGCGTGGCCGGTGGCGAATCCGGTGGTGACTTGTGCTACGGCTTCAGATGCCGGCTTTCCCAGCAACTTTGTAGCCGATCCGTTCCTCTTTATCCAG GGAGCCGATTTGTATTTGTTTTTTGAGACCAAGAACTCCATCACTTTGCAAGGAGACATTGGAGTTGCTGTGAGCAAGGACAATGGTGCGACATGGAACCATTTAGGCATTGCTTTGGATGAGGAGTGGCATCTTTCTTATCCATATGTCTTCAATTACCAGGACCAT ATTTACATGATGCCTGAAGGCAGTAAGAAAGGTGATCTGCGGCTCTACCGGGCTCTTGAGTTCCCTCTGAAGTGGGAATTGGAGAAGGTCATTCTTAAGAAGCCTCTTATAGATTCGTTCATCGTAAACTTTCGCGGTCACTTCTGGCTTTTCGGGTCAGATTTCAGTGTTCATGGTGCCAAAAAGAATGGAGAGCTTGAGATATGGTACAGTAGTTCTCCTTTCGGACCTTGGCTGCCACACAAACAAAATCCAGTTCACAACATGGACAAGAGCTCAGGTGCCCGAAATGCGGGTAGGCCATTCGTATACAATGGCCAGCTATATCGCCCGGGACAAGATTGTGGTGGTACATATGGGCGTCGTGTTCGCCTTTTCAGAGTCGAAACACTTACCGAAGAAATGTATCAAGAAGTTGAAGTTCCACTTGGAGTTGATGAGCCCCGAAAAGGTCGTAACGCCTGGAATGGTGCTCGTTACCATCACCTAGATGTTCAACAGCTTAAAGCAGATCATTGGATTGCAGTGATGGATGGTGATCGAGTACCTTCTGGTGACGCTGTTCGCAGGCTTGTCGTAGGATACACAGCATTCGGCACTGCTCTTTCACTGGTTGTACTGATAGGGTTGATTCTAAGTGTGATCAGATGTGTTTTGCCGCTCAACCGGTGTCTTCCTCTCTCGCGGAAGCGAAGCGATGTTGCTGGAGCACAACGACATGATCTTCAAGTCTATGCTAAGCTCAGAAGTTCGCTTGGCCAAATGAAAAGAATTGTTTATACTCTTAAAGAAAGAGTTAGAGCCAACAATTGTGCTGGCCGATTCGTTGTAGTCATCATACTTCTCGCTGCGGTTACGTTAACTTGTATCGGCACACATTATGTTTATGGAGGAAATGGCGTAGATGAGGCTTATTCGGTGAAGGGACACTACTCTCAGTTCACCCTTATTACGATGACCTATGACGCCCGCCTGTGGAATCTGAAGATGTACATCAAGCATTACTCTAGATGCACCTCAGTGGGAGAAATCTTGGTGGTATGGAACAAAGGCCAACCTCCAAATGTTAGTGAGTTCGACTCTGCAGTGCCTGTCAAGATTCGAGTGGAGAAAATAAACTCTTTGAACAACAGGTTTAACATAGACCCTTCAATAAAGACTCGAGCAGTCCTTGAACTCGATGATGATATCATGATGACTTGCGATGATGTAGAGCGCGGATTCAAGGTCTGGCGGGATCGTCCAGACAGAATTGTGGGATTCTACCCTCGGCTAGCAGAGGGTGCACCGTTAAGGTATCATGATGAGAGGTATGCGCGAAGTCATGGCGGCTACAACATGATACTGACAGGAGCTGCATTCATGGATCATAAACTGGCATTCGAAAGGTATTGGAGCAAAGAGGCAAAGATTGGAAGGGATACCATTGACGATCTATTCAACTGCGAGGACGTGCTCATGAACTTCTTGTATGTGAATGCAAGTTCATCAAGGAGGACAGTAGAGTATGTAAGACCTTCATGGGCGATAGACACATCGAAATTCTCAGGAGTTGCAATTAGCAAGGACACTCAAGCACACTACCGGGCGCGAAGTGAATGCCTCGCAAAGTTCAGAGAGTTGTATGGAGATTTGGCAGCTAACAAATGGAGTTTTGGAGCTAGAAAAGATGGCTGGGATGTATAG
- the LOC122055407 gene encoding protein BUD31 homolog 2, which produces MPKIKTSRVRYPEGWELIEPTLRELEAKMREAENDPHDGKRKCEALWPIFRIAHQKSRYIYDLYHRRKEISKELYEFCLDQGHADRNLIAKWKKPGYERLCCLRCIQTRDHNFATTCVCRVPKHLREEKVIECVHCGCRGCASGD; this is translated from the exons ATGCCTAAGATAAAGACTAGTCGGGTTAGATATCCAGAAGGATGGGAGCTTATTGAGCCTACTCTTCGAGAACTTGAGGCTAAGATGAGGGAAG CTGAAAATGACCCGCATGATGGGAAGAGGAAGTGTGAAGCTCTTTGGCCAATTTTTCGGATTGCTCATCAGAAGAGCAGATACATATATGACCTTTACCATCGGAGAAAAGAAATTTCAAAGGAATTGTATGAATTCTGCTTAGACCAGGGTCATGCAGATCGTAATCTGATTGCAAAGTGGAAAAAG CCAGGGTATGAGCGTCTTTGTTGCCTCCGTTGCATCCAGACGCGAGACCATAACTTCGCAACCACATGCGTATGCCGGGTGCCCAAACACCTCAGAGAAGAAAAGGTGATAGAATGTGTTCACTGTGGATGCAGGGGCTGCGCCAGCGGAGATTAA
- the LOC122055409 gene encoding protein IRX15-LIKE-like, whose amino-acid sequence MKGISSTKLVFLQPSSLNKQQGGGGGNGAAAPSISILVSHHHRIWLIAFLSFLSLASLLTLFTTTAVAGPRVLRFSSSVSDEAPPAEAPPAEAPLPALVFDTLVNYAASSNSSGKMRETDLRAIAGVLRRRSPCNLLVFGLSHETPLWRALNAGGRTVFVDENEYYIAHVEGRNPGLEGYEVSYATKVGDLRELIAASRQMRRGECRPVQNLLFSDCRLAVNDLPNRLYDVAWDVVIVDGPKGYAARDPGRMAAIYTAAVMARSVGRRGGQVDVLVHDYNREVERICSAEFLCTENQLGGTTTLGHFVIRRGPADDFCTNRTTASSSSSPAGGSKAGQP is encoded by the coding sequence ATGAAGGGAATTAGCAGCACAAAGTTGGTTTTTTTACAGCCTTCGTCTCTCAACAagcagcaaggaggaggaggaggaaatgGAGCCGCTGCGCCTTCCATCTCCATTTTGGTCTCCCACCACCACCGGATTTGGCTTATCGCCTTCCTATCCTTTCTTTCCCTCGCCTCCCTGCTCACCCTCTTCACCACCACCGCCGTCGCGGGACCACGCGTGCTGCGCTTCTCTTCCTCTGTTTCTGACGAGGCGCCCCCTGCAGAGGCGCCGCCGGCTGAGGCCCCGCTCCCGGCGCTGGTTTTCGATACGCTCGTCAATTATGCTGCTTCCTCCAACTCGAGCGGGAAGATGCGGGAGACTGACCTCCGCGCGATCGCCGGGGTGCTCCGCAGGCGGTCGCCCTGCAACCTCCTCGTGTTCGGTTTGAGCCACGAGACGCCGCTGTGGCGGGCGCTCAACGCCGGGGGGCGCACCGTGTTCGTGGACGAGAACGAGTACTACATCGCGCACGTGGAGGGGCGCAACCCGGGGCTGGAAGGCTATGAGGTGTCTTACGCCACCAAGGTCGGCGACCTGCGGGAGCTCATCGCCGCCTCCCGCCAGATGCGCCGCGGGGAGTGCCGCCCGGTGCAGAACTTGCTCTTCTCCGACTGCCGCCTCGCCGTCAACGACCTCCCCAACCGGCTCTACGACGTCGCTTGGGACGTCGTCATCGTCGACGGGCCCAAGGGATACGCCGCCCGCGATCCAGGGAGGATGGCAGCCATCTACACCGCAGCGGTCATGGCGAGGTCAGTAGGCCGGCGAGGCGGCCAAGTGGACGTGTTGGTGCACGACTACAACCGCGAGGTGGAGAGGATCTGCAGCGCGGAGTTCCTCTGCACGGAGAATCAACTGGGCGGAACCACCACCCTCGGCCACTTCGTCATCCGTCGAGGCCCTGCCGACGATTTCTGCACCAACCGAACCACCGCCAGTTCCTCCTCTTCGCCGGCCGGCGGCAGCAAGGCGGGTCAaccgtaa
- the LOC122055408 gene encoding probable inactive receptor kinase At5g67200, giving the protein MIMQRQRLHCLLSLLLVVVDGGLSSDVVVVSASPSSDAAALLAFKAAADSRGRLSFSRNSTHCIWPGVSCSANGRVIRLLLDSAGLAGTFPKGTLGRLDQLRLLSLRLNALAGPLPADLSRLTLLDSLLLDGNIFAGPFPSAVLSLKGLRYLGLSHNRLSGEIPPALADFDGLVSLRLQANRFDGPLPPFGQSSLKDFNVSENNLSGAVPVTAVLASFDPSAFVGNPGLCGAIVRMECISTPFFPSGGNGGSPPAPAPIVAEAARQAAASPLPFSTPLAPAASHAKTAAAIGFLAGSIALIGILAVSLAIKKRRRRMRLHQEAELLTSAKDPTNSAASATEINVESYSEEIENMSRELEAAAAMATAVSEERVRKMGKAGSLVFCAGEAPACTLEQLMRASAEMLGRGSLGSTYKAALSGGKLAVTVKRLDKRKLAAASKDLFERHMDNVGRLRHPNLVPLRAYFRAEEERMLVYDYLPNGSLHSLIHGSRSTKAKPLHWTSCLKIADDVVQGLAYIHQASHLVHGNIKSTNVLLGSDFEARLTDNCLSFLLEPSDNQNASGYRAPETRVSDQQLTPSSDIYAFGVLLLELLTGKPPVHHPVLIPSDLLVWVHSVREDGASNEHLEMIIDIAAACLHSSPKCRPTAWQVLKMIQEVKELEPGDNNDSTRLS; this is encoded by the exons ATGATAATGCAGCGGCAACGCTTACATTGCTTGCTGTCGCTGTTACTGGTAGTCGTTGATGGCGGCTTGTCTTCGGATGTAGTAGTAGTCTCTGCCTCGCCGTCGAGCGACGCGGCGGCGCTGCTCGCTTTCAAGGCCGCCGCTGATTCCCGCGGCCGCCTTTCATTCTCCCGCAACTCCACCCACTGCATCTGGCCCGGTGTTTCCTGCTCGGCCAACGGACGCGTCATCCGACTCCTCCTCGACTCCGCAGGCCTCGCCGGTACCTTCCCCAAGGGCACTCTTGGCCGCCTCGACCAACTCCGCCTCCTCAGCCTCCGCCTCAATGCCCTTGCTGGCCCCCTTCCCGCCGATCTCTCCCGACTTACCCTCCTTGACtcgctcttgcttgatggcaacaTCTTCGCCGGCCCTTTCCCCTCTGCTGTCCTCTCCCTTAAAGGCCTTCGCTACCTCGGCCTCTCACACAACCGCCTCTCCGGCGAGATCCCGCCCGCGCTCGCCGATTTCGACGGCCTCGTCTCGCTCCGCCTCCAGGCCAACAGGTTCGACGGCCCGCTTCCGCCCTTTGGCCAGAGCTCCCTCAAGGATTTCAACGTCTCGGAAAACAACCTCTCCGGTGCTGTCCCGGTGACAGCAGTGCTGGCCTCGTTCGACCCCTCCGCCTTCGTCGGTAACCCTGGCCTCTGCGGTGCTATTGTCCGCATGGAATGCATCTCCACCCCCTTCTTCCCCAGCGGAGGCAATGGCGGCTCTCCGCCTGCTCCCGCGCCCATCGTCGCCGAGGCGGCGCGACAGGCCGCCGCCTCGCCTCTCCCCTTCTCCACTCCGCTGGCGCCGGCGGCGTCCCACGCGAAGACCGCCGCTGCAATCGGGTTCTTGGCCGGCTCCATCGCCCTCATCGGAATCTTGGCCGTCTCCTTAGCCATCAAGAAGAGGCGAAGGCGGATGCGGCTTCATCAGGAAGCAGAGTTGCTGACGTCCGCCAAGGACCCCACCAACAGCGCCGCCAGCGCCACGGAGATCAACGTGGAGAGCTACAGCGAGGAGATCGAGAACATGAGCAGGGAGCTGGAGGCGGCGGCGGCCATGGCGACGGCGGTCTCGGAGGAGAGGGTGAGGAAGATGGGGAAAGCCGGGAGCTTGGTGTTCTGCGCCGGCGAGGCGCCGGCGTGCACGTTGGAGCAGCTGATGCgggcgtcggcggagatgctgggtagggggagccttgggtcCACCTACAAGGCGGCGCTCAGCGGCGGCAAGCTGGCTGTGACCGTGAAGAGGCTGGACAAGAGGAAGTTGGCGGCGGCTTCCAAGGACCTGTTCGAGCGGCACATGGACAATGTGGGGAGGCTGCGCCACCCCAACTTGGTGCCTCTCCGGGCATACTTCCGGGCCGAGGAAGAGAGGATGCTGGTGTATGATTACCTGCCAAATGGAAGCCTTCACTCCCTCATTCATG GTTCAAGATCCACAAAGGCCAAGCCTTTGCACTGGACTTCATGCTTAAAGATAGCAGACGATGTGGTGCAGGGCCTCGCGTACATCCATCAAGCTTCTCATTTGGTTCACGGCAACATCAAGTCCACCAATGTTCTTCTTGGATCCGATTTTGAGGCCCGCCTGACCGACAATTGTCTCTCATTTCTCTTAGAACCATCGGACAATCAGAATGCCTCAGGATATAGGGCACCCGAAACTCGAGTATCCGATCAGCAGCTGACCCCAAGTTCAGATATCTATGCTTTTGGTGTGCTACTGTTGGAACTCCTCACAGGGAAGCCCCCAGTGCATCATCCAGTACTCATACCATCAGACCTCCTAGTTTGGGTTCATTCAGTAAGAGAAGATGGAGCGAGCAATGAACACCTCGAGATGATAATCGACATTGCCGCTGCCTGCCTGCACTCTTCGCCGAAATGCAGGCCAACTGCTTGGCAGGTGCTGAAGATGATCCAGGAAGTGAAGGAGCTTGAGCCGGGAGACAACAATGATTCAACGCGCTTATCGTAG